A window from Dehalococcoidia bacterium encodes these proteins:
- a CDS encoding glycosyltransferase family 4 protein, whose product MGFGGRHDTYAENYGRAGRPSIATLQSGIEGAVMSVGAPRPSGSGAAVTAGRVTQTRQPSAPRVLFLGTLYAGHRTRFLNLQANTRLDQRIRPTYRTVTGWRERGLIERLTWIPRAVRGRARAVLEAAPFATLPRPDVLWTSSAEVVLPHLWAQAGPLRRPLILDLDCTALQLDDLAPTYYGRTSRRGVARAVLERREQALWHFVTLFTPWSTWAADDLRRRGVPDDRIRVLPPGVDLDTWTPRTARATTTGSPLRLLFVGADFERKGGPLLLEALRAPLDVELELDIVTRSPVPAAPGIRVHQAEPNSDALRELYARADLFVLPTRAECFGIATVEAMASGLPVIVSDLGGASDIVSAGQTGWLIRPAMSDLVAALRQAAASRDRLQQMGRQARQVAEQRFDGGSNDARIVSWLIELWQQFRQRKSDVSANIHAVRD is encoded by the coding sequence ATGGGTTTCGGCGGTCGGCACGATACCTACGCTGAGAACTACGGTAGGGCCGGCCGTCCCAGCATCGCCACCTTGCAATCGGGTATCGAAGGAGCCGTGATGTCGGTTGGCGCTCCTCGTCCGAGCGGCAGTGGCGCGGCGGTCACGGCGGGCAGGGTGACACAAACTCGGCAACCCTCGGCGCCGCGCGTTCTCTTTCTCGGCACCCTCTATGCCGGCCATCGCACGCGGTTTCTCAACCTGCAAGCCAATACGCGGCTCGATCAGCGGATCCGTCCAACGTATCGCACGGTCACTGGCTGGCGTGAGCGGGGTCTGATTGAGCGGCTGACGTGGATCCCGCGTGCGGTTCGCGGCCGGGCGCGCGCCGTGCTCGAGGCCGCACCGTTCGCGACGTTGCCGCGTCCGGATGTCCTCTGGACATCGTCAGCCGAGGTTGTGCTGCCCCATCTGTGGGCGCAGGCCGGCCCGTTGCGCCGGCCGCTGATCCTGGACCTGGATTGCACCGCGCTTCAGCTCGATGATCTCGCGCCAACGTACTACGGCCGTACCAGCCGGCGCGGCGTCGCCCGCGCAGTGCTGGAGCGCCGCGAGCAGGCGCTGTGGCACTTCGTCACGCTCTTCACGCCCTGGTCGACCTGGGCGGCCGACGATTTGCGACGACGCGGCGTGCCGGACGACCGCATCCGCGTGCTGCCGCCGGGCGTGGACTTGGACACCTGGACTCCGCGCACGGCGCGCGCCACGACCACCGGCAGCCCACTGCGCCTGCTGTTTGTCGGCGCCGACTTTGAGCGCAAAGGCGGGCCGCTGCTGCTCGAGGCGCTCCGTGCGCCGCTCGACGTTGAGCTGGAGCTGGACATCGTGACCCGCAGTCCGGTTCCCGCCGCACCGGGCATCCGCGTCCACCAGGCCGAACCCAACTCGGACGCGTTGCGTGAGCTGTACGCCAGGGCCGACCTGTTCGTGCTGCCGACGCGAGCCGAATGCTTCGGCATTGCCACCGTAGAAGCGATGGCCTCCGGCCTGCCGGTGATCGTTTCCGACCTCGGCGGGGCGAGTGACATCGTGAGCGCTGGGCAAACCGGCTGGCTGATCAGACCGGCGATGTCCGATCTGGTGGCAGCCCTGCGCCAGGCGGCGGCATCGCGCGATCGGTTGCAACAGATGGGCAGGCAAGCTCGCCAGGTGGCGGAGCAGCGCTTCGATGGCGGCAGCAACGACGCCCGCATCGTGAGCTGGTTGATCGAGCTCTGGCAGCAATTCCGGCAGAGGAAAAGTGATGTCTCCGCAAACATACATGCCGTACGAGATTGA